CTATAAGACAAAGTGTACTCACAAAGTCAAAGTTAAAGCAAAACTACGAGTCTACGATAGTGTTTGATATTTGTGCATGTTATCGCCAGCCCCAACCTCTTCAACTTTGGTTGGTGTAACAAATTTTAGTGACAACAAAGGATTCACACATGAGGACACATTTTGGCGCATCAATTCTACAAAACTCGACATTTCCTACCTATTGATTGTCTAATGGTGTGTCTAGGTTTCATGTGTCAACTTATCTTGCAAATCAGACCACAGCacctttttttcattttcctatGTATAATTTGTTTAACTCGGATGtgtactcataatcaattttccTTGCGTTATATATTCTCGGGTCACcaaatttatcaaattactgaTTGTTGAATTTATGTTTGTGTAGCGGCGTAACTCTCTAAACCAGTGGAAAACTTTATCCAAGGTGTATTTTCTTTCTAGAAAACTTAGAATTTGGAAATTAACAGCACAAGACAAACGTTCGAGTTGACTCATCCGAATGATTAGTGATGACAGAGTTTACAACCATAACGAGCTGATTCTAACCGAGGCGGATAATATAAAAGATGAAGTGATCCGATCATATAACAATAATACTCTGCTTATATGTGAATCAAATCTTTCATTAAGATGAGCTTTCAAAATCTTTAACATGGaaagaaaataagcaaaaactCACACAAGAGAGCTAATAAaattcaaacacacaaaaattgatgtGATTTAAGATAACGCTTACACCTTAATAGCATACTTCCTAATTGGAAAgtacatttctttcttcttctccctttcagTCTTCAGTGATGCCTGTGTACAAATAATCAGCCAAAGCAACAATTCATTCAGTACAATAAACAAAATACACCATTTGCTCAATTCTATAATGTCACTTTGAAAAACTACTAAACACAAAACAATACCTGATGCTTGGTGAGTCTTCTCCTGATAGCTCTAGTCTTCTTGGGACGAAGATCAAGAGGCAAaagcttcttgttcttgtacgCCTCTCTCAAAGCGGACTTTTGTTTCTGTGAGATCACTGTCAATACCTGAGCAATTGACTTCCTCACCACCTTGCTGTATTAACACAAAACAGAACCAATTTGAGATCAATGTGATTAAAAAATCCAACAGTGAGAAACTAAAACCAAGTAAGCTACTTTTTAGTTACATAAACTGAACAGTAGTTTTTTAATCTACAGAGCACAATGATATGAACTAGGATACAACTAATACGTAACAGAACAAAACTACACAATTTGCAAAACATAAGCAGAAGCAAGTGTTCTATATGTATAAACTCTATCAAAAAGGTAATGATACTCATCAACCTGATTACCACATATGATTAGTAACCACTATCATTAgctaaaaccataaacaaagcaacaaaattTAGATTCAAATCATAATAGATAAAATGCAACATATGATCACACAAGAAGAGTATAAAGTAAGAGATGTGGAAACACATACATCTTAGAGAGCTTGTTGGGAGCACCTCCAGTGACCTTAGCGACGCGGAGAAGAGCAAGCTCAGCCTTAAACTCCTTCAACTGAGTAGAAAGATCAGCTTTTGATTTCTCCCTCAGCTCATGAACCTTGATTCTTGCTGTTCAGATTCCATTTcacaatacacaaaaaaaaatcaaatctcataACCAAAAAAGTATGATATTGTATGTTAAATTGGAAAAAGTTTCAGAATTTGGCTTACCCATTGCGTCTTGGTGCGGTGTTCTTCTGGCCTTGCCCCTTACTCTGTTGGCTGGTATAAAAGATtagaagaaaccctagaaaacacacaaatgaagaagatgacggCTATCACTTAAACTCGGATTTTTAGGTTATATTTAGTGGGCCGAGTTTGATTTCACATGGGCCGGGGCTTATAAAACGAATTCatattttacaagtttttgaCTAACGAGTAACGACGTTATCGTAATAAACAACGTGATAGAAAAGTGTAATTATGAGTAGCGTGATTGACAATTAATTACCTCTCTAATAAATAGATGCATACATTAGTCGTACAAGTTGACACAAAGGCATAAATGCATGTTTATCCATGACCCCCAACTTGAAGATTCTTTTAGTAACTTATTACGATGGCTTGGCATTTCATAATGACTCGATCGGAGAAGTTACCCatttggtcaaaagaaaaaaaaaactaagcgCCGGTCAAGCACCACCGGCTGAAGCATTCTCATtgattaatttttacaaaaaaaaaaaaaaatgaaaaagtgaaatcttGGACTTGTTCAAAGCTTCTGGTAACGTTGTTGTTATCTACAACGAAAAAATATCCAACCAAAGACGCAGCGTTTAGAACATGGATTCCCCTGTTTTTTGGGGGGTcgcttttatttcttttgactCTTCTCTTTTCAGCTCCTATAAATCAGACAACAACtaattctttctctctctcacatcacaaatccttttgaaagacaagaaaatatcttatctttttgcataaaacacagaacaaaaacagaggatccATCAATCATGGTTTTGTATGAAGAGGTTAGTGtgtcttttatatatgtttccaaGCTCATGTAGAGCTCTGTTACTATATAAAAGTgatgataccaaaaaaaacaaactgtaCTTACTAGTTCTGTTCTTATCGATCCAGCAAGATATCAAGAATCATTATATTAGATCTAATGcaagtattataattttttttgtgtgcaggATTTTGTATTGAACTCACGAGGCATGAAGCTGTTCACTTGTGTATGGAAACCAGATAAAGAAGAACCAAAGGCCTTGCTCTTCCTCTGCCATGGCTACGCTATGGAGTCGAGCATCACCATGAACAGTTCAGCCACGAGGCTAGCCAAGGCCGGTTTTGCAGTCTATGGAATGGACTATGAAGGACATGGGAAATCCGAGGGACTAAATGGTTACATCAGTGACTTTGATCGTCTCGTTGATGATGTCTCTAATCATTACTCTACAATTTGTGGTAATTATTATGATTCTTATTTTTAGAAAACCCTCaatatgtttttagattttcgTTACTTTACTAAAAGAATTGGTGGAAATAATTGGTAGAGAAGGAAGAGAACAAGGGGAAGATGAGGTTTCTACTTGGAGAATCCATGGGAGGAGCACTTGCGTTGCTCTTAGCCAGAAAGAAGCCTGACTTTTGGGACGGTGCTGTTTTGGTCGCACCCATGTGTAAGGTTTgtgatctctctttctttttttgtagtttattgttttttagttaTCCTTAGTCTTGCATTATCAACGtataaagaaatcaatataCATTGAATGATTAATTAGTGTTCTAGATGATTTTTATAGTTGAGATacattttcaaatgatttttttaaggATTAGATCAAAGGTCGCAATCGAAAACGGAAAAATATGGGTGTAAAGTGagaataaaccaaaaaatttcaattatttttctctactttttaATTAGTAATAAATGTCCTTAgataatactacaaaaaaatggttCAATCACTCTTCATTCGTCTTTTGTCTCATACTAGTGTCTATTTAGACACCATTACTTATTGTTACAAGCAAATATTAGTATAGTACTGATTAGAAAAAGTAATCAAAAAACGAATAGTCTAcacatcttttcttttttttgtcttccatCTAATATGGCAAATGTTGTTATGTATAGTTAGCAGACGAGATAAAGCCACATCCAGTAGTGATCTCAATTCTTATCAAGCTTGCCAAGTTTATTCCGACGTGGAAAATAGTTCCAGGAAAtgatattattgacattgcagTTAAAGAACCCCACATCAGAAAACAGGTGATTCATTGTAATCTCATTAAGACGGCCAAAGTTTACTTGTATAATCACATTTTGTTATTAATCATAGTATATGACTCTAACAGGTAAGGGAGAACAAGTATTGCTATAAAGGCCGGCCTCGCCTCAATACCGCCTACCAACTCTTGTTGGTTAGCTTGGATCTCGAGAAGAATCTTCATCAGGTTTctaattttaagatatatacttattttagatatgtatatttgatattgttttggaCGATAACATGTTACACATACAACTTGATAATTAATTAGCAATGGCTTTTGAACTTATATAGGTATCTATTCCTTTTATTGTTCTTCACGGAGAAGATGATAAAGTGACGGACAAAAGCGTGAGCAAATTGCTATACGAAGTGGCTTCAAGCTCGGACAAGACGTTCAAGTTGTACCCCAACATGTGGCACGCTTTGCTATATGGGGAAACTCCTGAAAATTCAGAAATTGTGTTTGGTGATATCATAAATTGGCTGGAGGATAGAGCCATCAATTCGAACGGAGGGTTGGAGAGTCAGCTAAAACATAAGCATGATAAATTCTTGACGCATAAATAAGTGAACGATATATGTAGCAATATGGTTATGTACTTAAATGTAGTCTTTTTTATACAAACGAAGTTACTTGTTGAATTTTTAtccataaaaagaagaaagttacATGTTGAATACGTTgtgaagtatatttttataatttacggAAAATCGCTGAATCTATATAGCATAACAACTCGCTAAGAACCCTCAAAAACCACACGAATTTGAAGATAGCATTAGACTGAAGAAGATAAGTTAGGTCTTTTGATATAGGCAAAATTGACCGGTTTCAATGGCTTTTGGatcgaaaaaataaataaatgtataaaaaGTCGACGCCGTAGTTCTGAAACTATATACAAATttagaaaagtttaaaatataacaaCTATATATTAGTACGtcacatgtttttcttttgagataAATTGGCCTAATTAGTCAGACCATCGTCTCTTTCACCATCAGTGGCTATTTTAAGTTGCAATGGAATGATAATCATCCATATTATGGAACGACtgttttctaattataaatcaaaagataaaaaatttctAGTTATATAACTCAAAAGTCATTGATTACATATACACTTATCCTATAGTATTAATTTTCAGGTAGAAGTTACTTATTGCTCTAATTTCAGAAGAGTTTTAAGAGTTGGGAATTattataagagttttttttttttttttttttttttttttttttttttttttttttttttNAAGAGTTTACGAAAGGTGGAGGTATGTTTTGTATTATAGAGAAAGTTAAGGAgtggaaacaaaaagaaagcaaatccACGACGTTGTCAACTTTGTCAGGGTCAAACGACTAAGCTCTACAAGGTCTTCCATATACTTTCTCAACTCTCCAAGAAAACAGGAGagcaaaaaaattaattcaaattaCTCTCTTTCGACGTGATGGTTAGTTGATTAACAAtctctttaattaaaaattttgattagtcTGAATCTAAAAGTGTGCATTTgttctttcttatttcttgtaATGAATTGATTTTGGTGTGAAGACGAGTGCAACAGAGGACCTCAAGTATGAAGAggtttgtatatgtatatatatatgcattggGATCATCACataggtgtatatatatatatatataaaggtcTGGTGACTGATTgatgattgtatatatatgtgcagaGTTTCATAAAGAACACTCGAGGATTGAAGTTGTTCACGTGCAGATGGGTACCAACAAACAAAGACCCAAGGGCTTTAGTTTTCCTTTGCCACGGATACGGCATGGAATGTAGCATCACCATGAATAGTTGAGATCAACCCACTTCATAAAATTCtatgaatttatatttttattatatatatatgcttttcaTCTAGATTGTATTATAGAATGACTAATAAAATCTGATCTAAAATCCAAATGTTTCAAgttaacaccaaaaaaaaaatttattaacgTTTGAAATGAATATGATCGGATTAGGTACTGCGAGGAGACTTGTGAAGGCAGGATATGCGGTTTATGGAATGGATTATGAAGGACATGGCAAATCTGATGGGCTTAGCGCTTATATCCCAAACTTTGACAACCTCGTTGATGATGTCTCAACTCACTACACAACTATTTGCGGTAATGTTGACTTTTGGATTATAAAAGTCAACTTATTGATTGAAATTTTTGTGTGACAGTAAATGTCCTAATTAAAAAAGGGAAACTACATAATTTTGGAATCAGTATGATCGATatggagttttttttggttgaacgTGCGAAGATGGAAGCAACTGATAAATGAATAGcttgaactttttttctttatttgtttgaaattatcaaataaattgcCTTTGGAATGTAAAACTGAAATAGAGAGGGAAGAGAACAAACGGAAGATGAGGTTTATGTTAGGAGAGTCAATGGGAGGAGCAGTGGTTGTGTTGCTATGCAGGAAGAAACCTGACTTTTGGGATGGAGCTCTCTTGGTCGCTCCAATGTGTAAGGTATTTCACtatttctcatctctttctttagtttgttttagtTGCCTAATATTATTGCTATTCTTACATGCAATTGAAATTTGtggttcaaaaatattaaacagaACACCTATAACATTTTTCTATTCTATGAGTGAAataatcatacaatatcaaaccAAATTACTAGATTCAGTTAcgcaattaaagaaaatatttattttttttatacggcatatatatatatataattgttgattgatataaattaaatgcatataaacgaaacatttttttttgtgagtacAAGCAAATTAAATAGTACTATATGaatgtgaaatatatatatttgtcacaGATCGCAGAAGAAATGAAGCCAAGTCCTTTTGTTATTTCGATATTAACAAAGCTCATCTCGGTTATACCCAAATGGAAGATCATTCCTAGTCAAGATATCATCGAGATATCATATAAAGAGCCAGACATAAGGAAACAGGTATGCTTCTATATAACATAGTAATCAAAATAATCAGTATACAAAAGCTGAGTAAGAAACTGATGATCAGCATTAGCGGCTAATCAGTATGCTTGATTTAACTTTTGTACATTATGGTATGGGTTCAGGTTCGAGAAAATCCTTTATGTTACAAAGGAAGACCACGCTTGAAAACTGCGTATGAGCTCTTAAGGATCAGCAACGACCTGGAGAAGAGACTTCAAGAggtatgtatataaattatacataCATTCGAGATTCCCTTAATGCATGCATTGATATTCAGATTGGACTTaaggaataatatatatatttactggTAAAAGTTTACcgtcagattttattttatttggtttctaaCCATCCGATAAATTGTTAGTATAGATTGTAAATTACAACTAATTAATGCATATAATGATTATAGGTTTCATTGCCGTTTATGGTTTTACACGGAGATGATGATAAAGTTACAGATAAAGCAGTGAGCCAAGAACTATACAAGGTTGCGTTGAGCTCTGACAAAACCTTAAAGTTGTACCCTGGGATGTGGCACGGTTTGCTCAATGGTGAAACACAAGAGAACATCGAAATTGTCTTCGCTGACGTCATTGGATGGTTGGAAAAAAGAAGTGATTATGGAAATGAAAGGTTTGAGTCGGGGCTTAAACATAATAGCAATGGTTTGAATTTCAAGGAATAGTCGTTTTGCACACTTTTACTTACTATCTACATTGTTTAACACATACAAATTGTTGTAATGAAATTATGGTGTTTTGCATTCTGATTTTAACGCTGTTATTGtgaattatatatcttttttaaaaaaattgtttcatgtTTAATCTCCATCAGTATTATGAATAagatcaagatatatatatttttataatattcttaCATTATATTAAAGTTAAATACACACAACAAGGGTATATATCTACAAAGTTGAGCTTTTTCTTAGTGGAGATGAAAGTTGAGCTTTTTCTTAGTGGAGATGAAAGTTGTGATTTATGCCGTTCTTTGTTTAACTATTTAAAGAAAATCtgtatttaatgatttttaaatattgaaaacaaggattaaattttttaaaataatttcactcattaatttatatagaacaaaatagtaaacttagaaatatttataatcaatAAATCTCATGATTATTTCCTAGATAATcctacaaaataaagaaaagttttcatctaaaatatgatatttaaattgGAATATGTAACATATATCTAGTAATATTCAAGACTATACCCTCTACTTTCGGCTTGGTTTAGGTGAACACAATGGCTGCATTGTTGTCGTGTGAGGGCATTGGAACCATTTGAAGCAACTCTTCAAAAGCTCTTCCTCTAGGATAATAACCTTTCAATCCAATCACGACCATCTTCTCtaatgtctttgtgttttgCAGCATAATTTTCATGAGCGAAGCCACATGCTTTGACTCTAGTGGCCAAGTTTCCCCAAGGACCCAACATCGATTCAAATTCAAACTATGCGCTTCCAAGTAGTAGTCAAGAAGATCTTCCTGTACAgccaaaaatatcattaatgcAAAACAGATTGTCAATATCTCAGGTTCAACGAACTCAAAACCAAATGACATGTTTATAGGATTATTCAAACTCGGCAATAGCCAATAGCTTGAATGgtcaaggaaacaaaaaaatggttcaAGGTGAACATACCCGTATGAAGCCACATTTTGAATTATA
The sequence above is drawn from the Camelina sativa cultivar DH55 chromosome 4, Cs, whole genome shotgun sequence genome and encodes:
- the LOC104782390 gene encoding 60S ribosomal protein L35-2, with protein sequence MARIKVHELREKSKADLSTQLKEFKAELALLRVAKVTGGAPNKLSKIKVVRKSIAQVLTVISQKQKSALREAYKNKKLLPLDLRPKKTRAIRRRLTKHQASLKTEREKKKEMYFPIRKYAIKV
- the LOC104782391 gene encoding caffeoylshikimate esterase, which encodes MVLYEEDFVLNSRGMKLFTCVWKPDKEEPKALLFLCHGYAMESSITMNSSATRLAKAGFAVYGMDYEGHGKSEGLNGYISDFDRLVDDVSNHYSTICEKEENKGKMRFLLGESMGGALALLLARKKPDFWDGAVLVAPMCKLADEIKPHPVVISILIKLAKFIPTWKIVPGNDIIDIAVKEPHIRKQVRENKYCYKGRPRLNTAYQLLLVSLDLEKNLHQVSIPFIVLHGEDDKVTDKSVSKLLYEVASSSDKTFKLYPNMWHALLYGETPENSEIVFGDIINWLEDRAINSNGGLESQLKHKHDKFLTHK
- the LOC104782392 gene encoding caffeoylshikimate esterase-like, whose translation is YVQSFIKNTRGLKLFTCRWVPTNKDPRALVFLCHGYGMECSITMNSTARRLVKAGYAVYGMDYEGHGKSDGLSAYIPNFDNLVDDVSTHYTTICEREENKRKMRFMLGESMGGAVVVLLCRKKPDFWDGALLVAPMCKIAEEMKPSPFVISILTKLISVIPKWKIIPSQDIIEISYKEPDIRKQVRENPLCYKGRPRLKTAYELLRISNDLEKRLQEVSLPFMVLHGDDDKVTDKAVSQELYKVALSSDKTLKLYPGMWHGLLNGETQENIEIVFADVIGWLEKRSDYGNERFESGLKHNSNGLNFKE